In the genome of Macrobrachium nipponense isolate FS-2020 chromosome 34, ASM1510439v2, whole genome shotgun sequence, one region contains:
- the LOC135207922 gene encoding uncharacterized protein LOC135207922, protein MIIVISEGEAVKLLARTLTSVLQSDVTDQDTSRNESEVDEVNCPSASRFNNSNKELSLPHPLAGCECVICCHLTADPTCQLYALTTEGGSLLPPGSTILVEGERVGTVLYLGHERYVTFNQSAVSSIAVETLLTHAGYMRPVGITMKLWAPDHGEIFVPLSAVICQLDENLDLPRKESWSSFEYEYVDEDSDEELDSELQNSVYSKEGISKGLCAQSNEPLDISPKVKNSVNRNEELPYDQYFSRSPSVSSCCSVISHSLGDLSVYGLECEDVEFDKEVTFCIDDSVSSDCADSTGDVGTEGIPGKLTDPKEILSSQESVLMNTTFTKKGSDEDSSEIQGFHGSLYDTCDSAISLSFTRRRQYSEDNSGPSSVTETGRESPHFGDTWDSGCSVGRSRCRSGSSGHCSDSESENHRLGHMFARSLGDALNMVLEKHNIQRNWDFESDINDESNTDINVNTDLSRDCKRNERVQELQDFSLDTSTLSSPKLQISESIPGQSEV, encoded by the exons ATGATTATTGTCATTTCAGAAGGAGAGGCTGTAAAATTGCTGGCTCGAACACTAACCAGTGTTTTGCAGAGCGACGTAACTGACCAGGACACATCTCGTAATGAGTCAGAAGTGGATGAGGTAAATTGTCCATCAGCCTCGAGatttaataacagtaataag GAGTTAAGTTTACCTCATCCCCTTGCTGGATGTGAATGTGTCATCTGTTGTCATTTAACTGCAGATCCTACATGCCAATTATATGCTCTCACAACTGA AGGTGGTTCTCTGCTGCCTCCTGGAAGTACCATTTTAGTCGAAGGAGAAAGAGTAGGAACAGTGTTGTATTTGGGTCATGAAAGATATGTCACTTTTAATCAAAGTGCTGTGTCCTCCATCGCTGTCGAGACTTTGTTAACTCATGCTGGATATATGCGACCTGTTGGCATAACTATGAAGTTATGGGCACCTG ATCATGGGGAGATATTTGTTCCTTTGAGTGCTGTCATTTGTCAACTGGATGAAAACTTGGACCTCCCTCGAAAAGAGAGTTGGTCTAGTTTTGAGTATGAGTATGTTGATGAGGATAGTGATGAAGAATTGGATTCAGAACTTCAAAATAGTGTGTATAGCAAAGAGGGAATCTCTAAAGGATTGTGTGCTCAAAGTAATGAACCCTTGGACATTTCTCCTAAAGTTAAAAACTCCGTTAACAGAAATGAAGAGCTTCCTTATGACCAGTATTTTAGCAGATCTCCAAGTGTTTCCTCATGCTGCTCAGTCATTTCTCATAGCTTAGGTGATTTGTCTGTGTATGGTTTGGAATGTGAGGATGTGGAGTTTGATAAGGAGGTAACGTTTTGTATTGATGATTCAGTATCATCTGATTGTGCTGATTCCACAGGTGATGTGGGCACAGAAGGTATCCCAGGAAAGTTGACTGATCCCAAAGAAATCTTATCTTCTCAAGAAAGTGTACTGATGAACACAACTTTCACCAAAAAAGGTAGTGACGAAGACTCAAGTGAAATTCAAGGATTTCATGGCTCTCTTTATGACACTTGTGACTCTGCCATCAGTCTTTCTTTTACGAGAAGGCGTCAGTATTCAGAGGATAATAGTGGACCTTCAAGTGTGACTGAGACCGGAAGGGAGTCTCCCCATTTTGGAGATACCTGGGACTCGGGCTGCTCCGTAGGAAGGAGCAGGTGCCGCAGTGGCTCCTCAGGCCATTGTTCTgatagtgaaagtgaaaatcATCGGCTGGGACATATGTTTGCCAGGAGTTTGGGAGATGCACTCAATATGGTATTAGAAAAACATAATATACAACGAAACTGGGATTTTGAAAGTGATATAAATGATGAAAGTAACACTGACATAAATGTGAACACTGATTTATCAAGGGACTGCAAGAGAAATGAACGCGTTCAGGAATTGCAAGATTTTTCCTTGGATACTTCAACTTTATCTTCACCCAAGTTGCAGATTAGTGAAAG